GACATAAGCGCAGTGCCGGTCCTTAAGGAAAAGACCCACCTTCCGGTCATTGTCGACCCCAGCCACGCCATTGGTCAATGGAGGTTTGTCCTGCCTCTTGCAAAGGCGGCTGTGGCAGTCGGCGCAGATGGCCTGATGATAGAAGTCCATCCCGATCCGCGCAATGCACTCTCAGACGGGCCCCAGTCACTGAAGCCCGAGAAATTCCATAAACTCATGGATGAGATAGAATCGATTGCCAATATCGTCAGAAAAGGGTATGCACAAGAACGTGGAGCGCATTAGAATCAATCTGGAAAAAACCCGTAATAATTCCTACGGGATCTATGTGGGCCATGGGATCGTGGATCACCTCAGGCTAATCCCCAAGATTCAGGATTATGTGGATCGGTGCGTCATCATTACCGACTCAGTCGTGAACCCCCTTTACGGAAAAACGGTCAAAGATAAGCTGCAGGAAGCTGCGCTGCCCGTAGACATAATTGAAATACCGGCAGGGGAGCCGTCAAAATCAATTGGGACCGTCCTTGATGTGGTGAAAAAACTCATCAACCTCAAGGCCAGCCGCAAATCCCTCTTGATTGCCCTGGGTGGTGGCGTGGTGGGTGATCTGACCGGATTTGTAGCCTCCATCTTCAAGCGTTCTATCCCCTACGTTCAGATTGCTACCAGCCTCGTGGCCCAGGTGGACAGCAGCGTGGGCGGCAAAACCGGCATTGATCTTGCCGAAGGCAAGAACCTGCTCGGCACATTCTACCAGCCGAAAGCTGTCTTCATCGACCTGTCCTTCTTAACGACCCTTTCTGACAGGGACTTCAAGAACGGATTGGCCGAGATCATTAAGTATGGCATCATCAGCGATGAAGAGATGTTTGAACTGCTTGAGCAGGAAAAGGATGCCATTTTCAACAGACAGCCGGCTCTGATGAAGACATTGGTGGAGCGATCCTGTAAGATAAAGGCCAATATCGTTGAGGCGGACGAACAAGAAGGGGGTTTGAGACGGATACTGAATTTCGGCCATACTCTCGGGCATGCCGTGGAGGCCGCCTCAGACTACAGGCTTTCTCACGGTGAAGCCGTGGCCATAGGGACTGTTGCTGCTGCCAGGATCTCTCATATACTTGGCTACCTGGATGATCAGTCATGTAAGAGGATCGTTCACGTGATCAAGCAGTACGGGCTGCCCGCCAAAATCCCGCCAGGCTTCAGCACAAAAGAAATCCTTGCCTTTATGGCCAGCGACAAAAAGGCTGTGGGGGCAAAGCTTCACTTTGTCCTGATAAAAAAAATAGGGGACCCCTTTGTAACGGATGAAGTACCCACGGACATCATCACGGATGTTATTGAAGAACTTAGGACATGACTAAAGATTCCTTAGACCAACTCAGGCGCAAGATTGAATCCCTGGACCTCGAACTCTTAAGGCTGTTAAACGAACGGGCTTCGGTTTCCCTTAAAATCGGCAGAATCAAAGCCAAGGATGGCCTGGATGTCCATGACCCCTGGCGAGAACAGGTAATCTTTGACTACCTGGCCAAGCACAACAATGGGCCACTTAAAGCTGGCGAGATCCAGGAGATATTTCAAAGAATCGTATCAATATCCAAAAGGATCCAGTCTGCAGTCTCTTCCAGCAGGTCCGATCTGCTGACAAAGTCGGATGACGTGGACACATCGTTTACTGTGACCGGCGAAACCGCTCTCTACGGCATCCTGGGAAATCCTGTTGGACACAGCATGAGCCCTCTGATGCACAATACCGCCTTCAGGCTCCTTTGCCTGGATGCCATGTATCTGCCCTTTGAGGTGGACGATCTCCCAGCGGCCCTAATCGGTATGAAGGCGCTTAACGTAAAAGGCGCAAGTGTGACTCATCCCTTTAAGACACAGATCATCGGGCTTCTGGACGACATCGATGATACAGCCGAAAAGATCGGAGCGGTCAACACCTTGGTATTTAACAAGAACAACGTGCGCGGCGCCAACACAGATTGGATTGGCGCCGTCAGGTGCCTCGAGACCTTGCTTCCCATACAGCATCACAGGTTCGTGGTGATTGGCGCCGGGGGAGCTGCAAGGGCGGTGATTTTTGGCATCACGAGCAAAGGGGGAAAGGCTGTTGTGGTAAACAGATCTTCTGCGAAAGGGCGCGCCTTGGCCGAGGAATTTGATTGTGCTTTTGTCCCCCTTTCCGAAATCAAGAGCGCCGATGGCGACTGTTTGGTAAATACCACGCCAGTGGGGATGTATCCCAAAATTGATGAGATGCCTGTGCCAAGGGAGGTGCTGGGCACATACAAGGCCGTGGCCGATGCCGTATACAACCCGCTTAAGACATTGCTTCTCAAAGAGGCAGAAGCAGCAGGATGTAAAGTAGCGTCCGGACTTGAGATGTTTGTTCTTCAGGGCGTTGAACAGTTCAGGACCTGGACTGGGAATGAGGCTCCTATCGATAAAATGAGGCAGGTTGTGTGTCGAAGGTTGTTGGCTGGCGTTGACTAGTGGCTTGTACCATATATCCCTACGCCACTGGGAAAGTTGACAGTGCGGCCATTTTGCCAGCACGGTTGACTAGTGGCTTGTACCATATATCCCTACGCCACATTTTCGAGGTGTTATCAGGTGCCGGAGTAACTTCTCAATAAGTCCTGGTAATTCTCTGAAACTGTGATTTCGGGTCATTGCGAGGAGTCCCGCCTGTGGCGGGACGACGACGCAATCTCAGCGCTACCCAGGAAATTGCTTCGCTTCGCTCGCAATGACGAGAACCCGGACTTTTTGAGAAGTTACGTGCCGGAGCCCCAAAAACCTTGGCTCAAGGCACAGGGCAAAGCAATCAACTCCCTTGTGCCTCTCATACTGAAATGAAGCACATCAAGCCGATCAAGAATATTAATGCCACGGTTCGCGTGCCGGGCTCAAAAAGCTATACTCAGAGGGCGCTGATCGCTGCTTCACTTGCCAGGGGCAACTCGCTTGTCAGAGATGCCCTCATTTCCGAAGATACGGAGTATTTGATCAATGCCCTCAGACTACTGGGAGCAACTATCGGGCGCAACGGTTGCGACCTGAACATCCAGGGAACCGGAGGAGCGCTCAACACCCCTTCTGAGACCATCTATATGGGAAATAATGGAACCGGCCTCAGGCTCCTCACCGGCACGGTCTCGCTGGGACACGGGACCTTTGTACTTGATGGCAACGCTCGTATGCGTCAAAGGCCCATCCAACCCCTCCTTGACGCCTTAGAAAATATTGGCGTTCAAGCTGCATGTATTGAAGGAAACGAATGCCCTCCGGTTCGAGTCCTTGCCAAAGGACTTTCCGGCGGAAAGACAACACTCGCCACAGGGCTAAGCAGCCAGTACCTCTCCTCCCTCCTTCTTGCAGCTCCTTATGCCGGGAAGGATACCGAAATCAAGGTGCTGGGATCTCTCCCGTCCTGGCCTTATGTGCGGATGACCCTGGATGTAATGGCCCGATTTGGCGCGAAAGTCTCAGATGGACAATTCAATTCTTTTTTGATCAAAGCTCCACAGGCCTATCGCGCCCGGGACTATGTTGTGGAGGGAGATGCCTCGAGCGCTACCTATTTCATGGCTGCCGCCGCCGTCTGCGGAGGCACGGTGAGGATAGCAAATATCAATCCGGGCTCCTTGCAGGGAGACCTGCGTTTTTCGGATGTCCTCAAGATCATGGGATGCAGGATCAACACCTCTGGCAAAGGGCTGGAAATCACAGGCCCCTTATCCAATCACGGAGACCTTTCTTTTGATCTACATGACGTGCCCGACATGGTTCCTGGCCTTGCTGTAGTTTCTGCCTTCAGGAAGGGGAAGACGGTCTTGAAAAACATTGCGCATCTTCGCATTAAAGAGTCCGACAGAATCAGGGCTGTGACCAATGAGCTTCGAAAGATCGGCGCAAAGGCCGAAGAAAAAGCCGATGGAATGATCATACAGGGCATGGTTACACAGGGCGCGGAAATAGAGTGCTACAGCGACCACCGGATCGCCATGAGTTTCGCCATTGCAGGCCTGGCCGTTGAGGGCATTTCCATCAAAGATCCCGGTTGCGTCAAGAAATCCTTCCCGGACTTCTGGGAAAGGCTTGAGTCTTTGGGTTAAATCTAACACTCAAGATTGTGGAATAGGGGCAATAGCCGTGAACACAGAATCGAAAACCCGAAAAATCCTCGTTATCCACGGCCCGAATTTGAACATGCTGGGCCGACGCGAGCCGTCTTTGTATGGTAGCGCGACCCTCGAAGAGATCGACTCGGAGATCAAGAAGACCGCACAGAAATTCGCAATGGTGGCACAGACCTTTCAATCAAACTATGAAGGCGAAATAGTGGAAAAGATCCAAGATGCCTTGGAAGGTTATGAGGCTGTGATCATCAACCCTGCAGCATATACCCACACCAGCGTTGCCATAAGAGATGCACTGTTGATGCTGGATATTCCGATCATTGAAGTTCACCTTTCAAACATCTACAAGCGGGAGCCATTCAGGCACAGGTCTTTTGTTGCTGATGTCGCAACAGCCCGAGTGGCCGGCTTCGGCAAAGAAGGGTATCTGATGGCCGTGGAAGCTGTAGCAAACATGCTGAAAGGGAAGGATTGAGAGATTAGGGGATTTAGGAATCTAGTCCGTTAGCAATGAAATTCGTTTTTTTGATAGAAAATTGTAAAGCAACCACGCCTCTTCCTAAGGCGCATGCCGCAAAGCACGAAATTTCGAAGACACGAAATTTCTCTAGAAATCTTTTCTTCGTGCTTTAGTGTCCCTTCGTGTTTTCGTGGCAGTTCTCTTTTTTTGTTTCAGCTTCTCCGGGTTAAAGATTGTGCCATATGAACATTGTCTTGATCGGATACAGGGGCACTGGTAAGACAGCCGTGGGCAAAGCCCTTTCAAAAAGACTTGGAAGGCAATTCTACGATGCAGATCTCTTTCTTGAAGAAAAACTCGGAAGAACCATAAGCGACATAGTTGCTTCAGAAGGTTGGCCCTTTTTTCGGGAAAGAGAAAAGGAGGTCCTTCGGGAAATCTCTGCCACGAAGAGCTCGGTAATTGCTACCGGCGGCGGGGCAGTCATGGACAAAGACAATGTCAGGTCTCTTGGCAAAAACGGCTCATTTGTTCTCCTTAAGGCAGACATTGACACCATGATCCAGAGAATCCAAAGCGATGAGTCAAACTCGCAGCAGCGGCCAGATCTGTTGGGGAGTGATATCTATGAGGAAACCAGGGCCCTGCTCAAACAAAGAATGCCCGTTTACGAAGAAGTGGCGGATTTTTCTCTAGACACCACAAACCTGACCGTAGATGAAGTCGTAGAAAAGATAGCGCAACACCTCAAATGACATAAAGGTATAGCGTCGGGTACATGGCGCCGGGGGTTTGTTGGTCATGTGCGGCGGATGCCTGATACCGGATGGCGGATGATCATTTGTGCAAGTCGGAGGATTTCGTGCCGGTCTGCGGACTCCGGCTTTCGCTATCCAATTCACGATTACACGAGTCACGGTTCACGGCCCTGGTAGGGCCTGGGAGGTCTTATGTCAGGAAACAGTTTTGGTAAAGCTTTCGTTGTCACCACCTGGGGGGAATCACATGGAAAGGCACTGGGGGTGGTGATTGACGGATGTCCACCGCGGTTGCCACTGACCGAATCTCATATTCAGAACGAATTAGACAGGAGAAAACCCAAGGGCGCCCCGGCAAGCACTACAAGACGTGAACCGGACAAGGTGGAAATACTTTCTGGCGTATTTGAAGAACGGACCACAGGAACGCCCATCTCCCTCCTTATTAGTAACAAGGATGCAGACAGCAAGGCGTATGAGGCAATTAAGGATACCTTCAGGCCCGGCCACGGAGACATCACCTACCAAAAAAAATACGGGATACGCGATTACAGGGGCGGAGGCAGGGCCTCGGGCAGGGAAACAGCAGCACGGGTTGCAGCGGGCGCTGTGGCCAGAGCGGTCCTGGACCAAGAGGGTGTCACAGTGACTGCCTATACCCTGGAGCTTGCGGGGATCAGGGCACAGAATATGGACCTTGAGGATGTTGAAAGAAACCCTTTTCTTACCCCCGATCCGGATGCGGCGGCTCTGATGGGAAAAAAAATACAGGAGATCAAGGCTTGTGGAGATTCCGCCGGGGGTGTTGTTGAAGTGCTGGTCCACGGGTGTCCCCCGGGACTGGGGGAACCCGTTTTTGACAAGCTGGATGCGGACCTTGCAAAAGCCCTTATGAGTATCGGGGCCGTAAAGGCGGTCGAAATCGGAGTGGGCCTGGAGGCGGCCAGGCTGCTGGGTTCTGAGTGCAACGACGAGATCACACCGGAAGGATTTGCCACAAACCGCTCAGGAGGAATCCTTGCAGGTATTTCCAATGGCGACGATATTGCGGTTAGGGCCGCGGTAAAGCCTATCTCCTCGATTCAGATAGAGCAAAAAACCATTGATATCCATTCACAGCCCACCACGATCTCTGTCAAGGGCCGGCACGACATTTCCGCCATTCCCAGGATCGTGCCTGTGTGTGAGGCAATGGTAAGGCTTGTGATTGTGGATCAT
The Deltaproteobacteria bacterium genome window above contains:
- the aroB gene encoding 3-dehydroquinate synthase, with translation MPISSEKGMHKNVERIRINLEKTRNNSYGIYVGHGIVDHLRLIPKIQDYVDRCVIITDSVVNPLYGKTVKDKLQEAALPVDIIEIPAGEPSKSIGTVLDVVKKLINLKASRKSLLIALGGGVVGDLTGFVASIFKRSIPYVQIATSLVAQVDSSVGGKTGIDLAEGKNLLGTFYQPKAVFIDLSFLTTLSDRDFKNGLAEIIKYGIISDEEMFELLEQEKDAIFNRQPALMKTLVERSCKIKANIVEADEQEGGLRRILNFGHTLGHAVEAASDYRLSHGEAVAIGTVAAARISHILGYLDDQSCKRIVHVIKQYGLPAKIPPGFSTKEILAFMASDKKAVGAKLHFVLIKKIGDPFVTDEVPTDIITDVIEELRT
- a CDS encoding shikimate dehydrogenase, translating into MTKDSLDQLRRKIESLDLELLRLLNERASVSLKIGRIKAKDGLDVHDPWREQVIFDYLAKHNNGPLKAGEIQEIFQRIVSISKRIQSAVSSSRSDLLTKSDDVDTSFTVTGETALYGILGNPVGHSMSPLMHNTAFRLLCLDAMYLPFEVDDLPAALIGMKALNVKGASVTHPFKTQIIGLLDDIDDTAEKIGAVNTLVFNKNNVRGANTDWIGAVRCLETLLPIQHHRFVVIGAGGAARAVIFGITSKGGKAVVVNRSSAKGRALAEEFDCAFVPLSEIKSADGDCLVNTTPVGMYPKIDEMPVPREVLGTYKAVADAVYNPLKTLLLKEAEAAGCKVASGLEMFVLQGVEQFRTWTGNEAPIDKMRQVVCRRLLAGVD
- the aroA gene encoding 3-phosphoshikimate 1-carboxyvinyltransferase; its protein translation is MKHIKPIKNINATVRVPGSKSYTQRALIAASLARGNSLVRDALISEDTEYLINALRLLGATIGRNGCDLNIQGTGGALNTPSETIYMGNNGTGLRLLTGTVSLGHGTFVLDGNARMRQRPIQPLLDALENIGVQAACIEGNECPPVRVLAKGLSGGKTTLATGLSSQYLSSLLLAAPYAGKDTEIKVLGSLPSWPYVRMTLDVMARFGAKVSDGQFNSFLIKAPQAYRARDYVVEGDASSATYFMAAAAVCGGTVRIANINPGSLQGDLRFSDVLKIMGCRINTSGKGLEITGPLSNHGDLSFDLHDVPDMVPGLAVVSAFRKGKTVLKNIAHLRIKESDRIRAVTNELRKIGAKAEEKADGMIIQGMVTQGAEIECYSDHRIAMSFAIAGLAVEGISIKDPGCVKKSFPDFWERLESLG
- the aroQ gene encoding type II 3-dehydroquinate dehydratase, yielding MLGRREPSLYGSATLEEIDSEIKKTAQKFAMVAQTFQSNYEGEIVEKIQDALEGYEAVIINPAAYTHTSVAIRDALLMLDIPIIEVHLSNIYKREPFRHRSFVADVATARVAGFGKEGYLMAVEAVANMLKGKD
- a CDS encoding shikimate kinase gives rise to the protein MNIVLIGYRGTGKTAVGKALSKRLGRQFYDADLFLEEKLGRTISDIVASEGWPFFREREKEVLREISATKSSVIATGGGAVMDKDNVRSLGKNGSFVLLKADIDTMIQRIQSDESNSQQRPDLLGSDIYEETRALLKQRMPVYEEVADFSLDTTNLTVDEVVEKIAQHLK
- the aroC gene encoding chorismate synthase, with the protein product MSGNSFGKAFVVTTWGESHGKALGVVIDGCPPRLPLTESHIQNELDRRKPKGAPASTTRREPDKVEILSGVFEERTTGTPISLLISNKDADSKAYEAIKDTFRPGHGDITYQKKYGIRDYRGGGRASGRETAARVAAGAVARAVLDQEGVTVTAYTLELAGIRAQNMDLEDVERNPFLTPDPDAAALMGKKIQEIKACGDSAGGVVEVLVHGCPPGLGEPVFDKLDADLAKALMSIGAVKAVEIGVGLEAARLLGSECNDEITPEGFATNRSGGILAGISNGDDIAVRAAVKPISSIQIEQKTIDIHSQPTTISVKGRHDISAIPRIVPVCEAMVRLVIVDHLLRQRVLG